AATTACtgttctagtcatgaattatttataGTGAAATAATTCATTAAATACTGTACCACGATCACTTTGGTTTGTGCGTGAGCGAGCAGGGAAGCGTCCACGTTAGTCCCGATGTCGTGCAGCTTGTGCTCACAGAAGCTTGGTGAAGAGGAGGCGTAGGCGGCAAGCTTAGTAGAAGTGTAAATATATAGTACTCCTACTCCTACCTTGTTTCGAACAACTTTGACCCTGAAAGTCTCTTCTATGTTGCACTTGCCCTGACAGCGTGCCGCCTACTCCTCATCACCAGGCCAAACACCAGGGTTTTGCCCGCCGCCACCGACCTCTCCTTCTTCCGAGCATCCACGGTCGCCGCGACCGCCACCGTCGGCCCTCCGATGGAGGTGGCGCCGGAGTGGCCGGCCGGCCGGGTCCGGGAGGTTTTCATCGACTTCTTCAAGTCCAGGTCGCACACGCCATGGCCGTCGAGCCCCGTGGTGCCCGTCGGCGACCCCACGCTCCTGTTCACCAACGCCGGGATGAACGGGTTCAAGGCGATATTCCTCGGCCTTGCCGCCCCGAACTCGCCGCTCGGCCGCCTGCGCCGCGCCTGCAACACCCAGAAGTGCATCCGCGCCGGCGGCAAGCACAACGACCTCGACGACGTGGGCAAGGACACCTACCACCACACCTTCTTCGAGATGCTCGGGAGCTGGTCCTTCGGGGACTACTTCAGGGAGGAGGCCATCGCGTATGCGTGGGAGCTCCTCACCCAGGTATCTATCGGGTTCTTCTTGCCTTCAGCCCCTTCTGAAGTTCTGATCGCTTGCGTGTTAGTTTGTATACACACTAGAAATACTTCTATATCAGATTATGGATCAGTAAAATTTAAGTGAAAGTTGGGTAATTGGCCAAAAAAAAACCTGAAAGTTAGGTTCACTTTGGTGGTTTCAGTGGTGAGTGAAAGCTTGTGTTTTGGGGATGATGTAATAGACATTAAGCACGAAACGATGATGAGGGTCTGTAACTTATGCGGTGATCTTGTACTTTTCATTTAATGACTGGACTGTTGAGGATTATTTAAAATTGTGAGAAATTAGCAATGTATTTTGATTTGTGTGCCTGTTTGGAGTAGGTTTGTTTGTTTAGCGATGACTTTGTGCAGCTATTGATAATCTAGCAGGACAAACTCTATTGTTATTACTTATAAATGTTCAAATGTACAGTATAACACTTAAATTTCTATTCATGCCATAGTGAAAAGCACCCTGAAATATATTTTTCGTTAAAGCCCCGCCCATGTATATAATTTCTATGCAAAAATGTGCTCTTTACTATTTTGCCAGAGTTATATTCATTGACTCTGGCCTTCTGATCTCCCATCTAAGATATAAAGTCATTATGTGCAGAGTGAATCTTGTTCTGGTCAGAGACATGTATGTTGCCTATTTTTTTATGTAGGGTCTCTGGACATAAATATATCTGAACAAGCAAAAATAAGAAAATGATGTGAAAAACTATAGATGTACAAATTTACAACTGAATTTAAACAATGGCTACCTTCTTACTACCTACTGATTGCTATTTCATATGTACAGGTCTACAAATTGCCCACTGATAGAATTTATGTAACATACTTTGGTGGTGATGAGAAAGCTGGTCTCACTCCCGATACAGAGTCGAAAATCATATGGTTGAAGTATCTACCGAATGAAAGAGTTCTGCCTTTCGGTTGCAAGGTATTCTGGATGTGCTTGGTTTGTTGGTCGAATTCCTGGCTATTTCGGACATTATTATGTTGTACTAGTTTCACTTTCTTCATTTCTGTTGGACCTATACTATTGTCTGAATGTCCCTATTAAAGAACAGTATTACAATGTATTCTTTGAGCAGGATAACTTTTGGGAGATGGGCGACACAGGTCCTTGTGGGCCATGCTCAGAGATTCATTTTGATCGTATTGGCAACCGCGACGCAGCTTCATTAGTGAATAATGATGACCCTACATGTATTGAGATATGGAATCTTGTGTTTATTCAGGTTAACATGCTATTCTTTAGAAACTCATTTCTTTGTAGATTGTTGAGCTTTAATCTCAACACACCGTCAGTTACTCTGTTTTATGTGTGCGCGCATATTTGCTTTTTATCTGTTCTATGCACTGACATTTGGCTATTTTAATACCCAGTTCAACAGGGAATCAGACGGTACTTTGAGTTCCCTGCCAGCAAAACACGTCGACACTGGAATGGGCTTTGAGCGTTTAACTTCTATCCTTCAGAATAAAATGAGCAATTACGATACAGATGTATTCATGCCACTATTTGATGCCATCCACAAGGTATTTTGTCCAGATGCACACTTGCAGCTTTGTTTGTGCTTATGAGTTGTGGCTACAGTAATAAATTGTTGACTAAAGTAAATGATATTCATTGTTAATTTGATATGCATTATGAATGCAGCTGGCAGGCGTTGGAATTCAACCATACTCTGGTAAATTAGGATCCGATGATGTTGGGCAAGTTGATATGGCATATAGGGTTGTTGCAGATCACATAAGAACCCTTTCTTTTGCTATTGCTGATGGTTCTCAACCTGGTGAGTTCATACTGTTTTGGTTGGGGATACATGATTTAAAATGATTGCCATCCATTTATATTGTTTAGTTGTGTAAACAGATGGACTAATAATAATGCTCCTGAATGCCTTGTTAAGTTGCTTGCTGCATTGCGTCCTACACAATAGGATGTTTAAGTATCTCTATCTCATATTTGTATGTGAGACAATATTAATTAGTAATCTAGAATGACATATAATATGAATTAAGCAGTTAATGATTCTCTTGCTTGTCGTATATGCAGTAGAAATTACCACTTGGATCTATAATAGCTGCAATATAATATCATATGGTGCACATATGTTGCAGTTACATAATATTTCGGCAATAAAAGTTCAGAACAACTGCAGAAAATATGTTACTGACTACATTCAGCTTAATGGGATTGTTTTCGGTGGATCCACCATCTTTGATCAACCTATCTAGTGCGGATGGTGTAGAATTGAAAGATTTTGTCGTAACTACTGAGCTATTGTATTTTTACAGTGTTTCAGGGCTTCGTTTTGTGTTATACAATGTGTTTCTTTGTTCTAATACAAGTTTTTCTGTAGGAAATGAGGGAAGAGAGTATGTTCTAAGACGTATACTTAGACGTGCTGTTCACTTTGGTCATCAAAAATTGATGGCAAAGAAAGGATTTTTTAGCTCGTAAGAACTGTAACCTGCATCTGTTTTATTCTGTACATTTTCCTTATTGATATATTTGCAGCTTTTTGTTTACTCGGAATGCTGAAAATGTAATGTAAGGCTTATGAGAATGACTGTAGATGTCCAGAATTTTGCTCTAGCCAGGATGTTCTGCTTTGGTTGTGAAATGGAACATTCACCCACGCCAGTTGAACGTAATTGCAAGTCACACCATATTCTGTAAAAATTAACTACATCATAGACATGAATATCCAAAGTACAGTAACATGAGGTGGGCACATAGAAGTTACAGCAGGTGATCGTAGAATAGTCGATCTGTACATTCTCTTAAAAAAGCTAACTTCATAATTACTAATTAGCTGTATTAGCACATGTTTCCTGAAGAGAGACACGGTACCAGGCAGGATTCCTGGCTGTAGCTGATTTTGTTGATGGATGGTTGGGTACTGGGAGAACAAACTCCAGCCTAGAATTTGTTGAAATTTGAACTTAAATCGTGAAAACAGCGCTAGGCAGGAGTAAATCTGAAATTTTGCATTTCATCCATGAAATTTGGTTCAAGGAATAAATTGGTTGGTGAGGATTTATTGCAATTTGGAACTTGAAATCTTGGTACAACCCTTTAAGTGGTGATATGTGTCAGGAGTGAGGACAATGCACTACAATAGAAGTGTATGTTCTATTTATTGaatatttttagtaggttcaAATGTTAACTCTGGGTCATTAGTACTGTTTGAGTTAACAAGATTATGTGTCCTTTATGACACTTATCCTTGAAAAAAGCCTGGGTCTCCGGTAAGTTAAAGGAACCTTAACTAGTGGTCAATTTTTTTGTTTTGAAAGGAATTTTACAGGAAATCTGAGCTAGCATCTGTCCAATTTTTGTGTGGTACTTTGAAGGTTAGCAGATTGACATTCGACAACGAAGTATTGGGCACCGCCCTTTTAAACATGATAACCTTTTGTGTTTTTACTTCTGCTGTTCTGCATCAATTTTTTCAAGTTGTTTCTGATTCTCTCTCCATATTTCCGGTGACTGGCATCCCTCACTCATCGGTTTTGTTCTCAAAGGTTCATTTGATTTACAATTATTTTGTATCTTGCTTGTATAGCCTTGTAGATGTTTTTGTCCAATTGATGGGTGACGTGTTTCCTGAGCTGAAGGACAATGAAAAGAAGATTAAAGATATAATTAGAGACGAAGAGGCAAGCTTTGAGAACACTCTAGTGAAGGTAATGTTGGTTGCCAGGAGTATTTGCATAACAGTAACATCAATTTGGTCCAAGTGAAGTTTGTTGAAATAATTTCATTGCAGTCAAATCCGAGTGTTTGCACACTCTTAGGCAGTGTTTTCCTACTTTATCCTTTTCTTTAAAGCATACTTTATCCTTCTGAACAAGTGCTAGTCTCAAAGTAATTTAGCTAGTTTGTTATCAGATAACCCATTTTTTTGTTGTTCCGGAGGCTCTGGGCCAGTTTATATCTTGTATCTTCTGTACCACTGTTTTGCTCGTGCGATACTGCTAAAggctttatatatatatattaaaagTTCTGCCGAGTAACCAGGTAGTGTCTTGTTTTGAGGCAACACATTAAGGAAGATATCCAGGGTGATAGTTTCAATCTTGGTTTACAACAGCTTAGTTCAATCACAATAATCAGCCTACATGATAAATTGTTTCACTTTTTCTATGAAATGACCATTAGTGATCCAATTTATTTGGTTTTCACATGGGCATGATTCTGTTTATCATGCTTATATTTTAAGGGCAGTTCCAACTAGGCTCCTCCATTGTgtttcatactccctccgtcccaaaattcttgtcttacatttgtcaaaatatggatgtatctagttacgttttagtgttagatacatccgtatctagacaaatttaagacaagaattttgggacggagggagtatatagaaACAGGGACTAAAAAAGCTTACTGTTGAAGTTTAGTTGACCGTTCTTTTCTTAGAACCATCATAATATATATTGTCGTTTCTTGTGGCTGTTCAGCCAGTTAACTGATTGTGCTGTTGGTGTAATTTTTAGGGATATGAGAGATTTAAGAAAGCTGCAGATGCTGTCAAGGAGAATGGAGGGGCAGTGCTTAGTGGCCAGGCAAGTGCTTTGGTTTTGAGTTACCACCGCATTActtgatttatttattttttcacTAGAAGATGTTTGAATCTAAGCAGACTTATAGTTCTTTTATTGTCTGAGCATGTTGTGTTATATATTCTCTATAGTAATGTGGAATAATTCCTTATTTCGAGAATGGAAGTTCACTGCATAGAAACAGGCCTCTTAGATCATACTTCATATGATGATCTCTCCAAACAGGCACAAGCTTATCGCCAAATGTCCCTTCTATTAAGAAGACCTCCCGGCCGTGAGGCTTATCCAGGGGATGTTTTTTATTTGCATTCACGCCTTTTAGAAAGAGCCGCTAAATTAAATTCTCTTTTAGGCGAAGGAAGTATGACCGCTTTACCAATAGTTGAGACTCAATCTGGAGACGTTTCCGCCTATATTCCGCATGTTTATCAATGTTCTGTTACGCCTTGCTGAACTTTTCAAGTTTATATTGCCATCTTTCATGTATTGCAACCATTATTTATACTTTCAGGATGCATTTGTTCTGTGGGACACCTATGGTTATCCAACTGATTTGACTGAGGTTTGTTCTTCATGTTTTCATCAGTAAATTTAATCAAATTAATTTGACAGTGGTATACTTTTCCTGTTTATGCTGTTGTTAAATCTTTTATTGTCTGTTTTTCTGGTATCGTTCTTGTTTCCTATCTCAAGGTCATGGCAGTTGACTTCGGGCTATCTGTTGACATGGAGGGTTTTAATGTTTCTATGGAAGAAGCAAGGCAAAAGGCTAGGAATGCTCGCTACAAGGTTGTACTTATTTCTCCTTAATATGAAACTTAATCCATCACTTGTGGTCTTTTATGCTATCCAAGTATTATTCATACTGTTTGTTGTTTAATAATGATGTAATTAACTAAATTAGCATCTCTTATATGCCACTGGTGCTCAATTGATGGGCAACTTTTGTCTGTTATGGTTTATATCATACTTATTTCTGATTTTTCTATATATGTTTTCTTGCAGGCTGGTGGCAAATCTATTGTCCTGGATGCTAATGCTACATCGCAGCTGCACAATCAGGGGCTTTCCAGCACAAATGATAGCCCGAAATTCCAACACGAGGTTACATGATTAATTACATTATTTAGTTGTGGTTTGGCTATTAGGTGCAGTTCCTTACAATATTCAGTGCCTGTTTGGGATTACGTAGAATTTCATTCTAGTTTGGCCCAAAAATTTACAAAACAATCCCCTTCTTCGAATCACCTTCAAGTAGTGAATTTAACTGGCTACCAGCTTTTGATTGTTTTTGCACTGTTCATACTTCGCACTGTGGTTACTGGTTAAACACTTGTATATTGTTTTTGCAGGTACATAGCAGTGTGGTGAAAGCTATCTATACTGGCTCAGAGTTCATAACCACTGCATCTGGTGATGAAGATTTTGGTTTGGTTTTGGAAAGCACAAGCTTCTATGCGGAACAGGGTGGTCAGGTACAACTTCACTTCTGACAGTGTCATGTTGGTGTAGTTGAATGAAAATGTCAATTGCAATCACCTCTCAAGTTATAATCATGCGATGAATTATCAGCTTACCTACTGAATAAGCATGCCATTCTGTTTTTTAATGTAATTGTCATGTGGTGCCATTACTACAGGAAGAAACCCCAGCTGACATTAGCTCAATATATAGTTATCTTAGTTTGTGAGTTAGATATTTTCTATAGTAACTATTGAGATGTCTGAAGGGATGTCCTCCTGTAGAAATGGCCCCACATGACAGTAAGTTTGTTAAATTTAACAGAATTATGTTGGTTGATTCATTAGTAAAGTAGACGCACAGTTTCTGTTTGAAAGTTTTTCTTTGATTGTAACCAGAACAAAAAATGATTAGTGCACCCTAAAGAGTGATGCCTCCCGTTGGTTGTATACTTGCATATATAAACTTTTCCTCTTTTTAATGAACGATACACAGCTCTCCTGCATGTTTGAGAGCTGCGCCGTGCATTGTATGAACTCTGTTGACATGCCATATGATATTTCTGGATTAGATCTATGACACTGGGAGCATCGAGGGGCCATCTGGATCTTTCGCTGTGAACAATGTCCAAGTGTTTGCTGGCTATGTCCTGCATATCTGTTCATTTCTGGAAGGGTCTGACTCCAGGGCATTGTCTGTTGGTGATGAAGTGAAATGCAAGGTAGCATTCTTTACTGATTATTTATTTATGCCGAATCAGTTAACCTGTGAAATTTGCTAAATTACATTGTCATACTTCTGTTACTCTTGGTAGGTTGATTACGCAAGGCGTGCTCTCATTGCTCCAAACCACACATGTACCCATATGCTGAACTTTGCTCTAAGGGTATGTTCTCAAGCCTCTCAGATTTACAGggagtgcttttcaatttttttgcGCTCATGATGGTTTCGCTATTGTAAGTGTAGAAAGTACTtggtgaccatgttgaccagAAAGGTTCCATTGTTCTTCCAGAGAAGCTGAGATTTGATTTCTCCCATGGTATGCTGTGATTCCTTTTATATCGCATCCACATGATGTTTTTCCTCGGCTTGTCAACTCAACTGTTAGTACACAACAGGGAAACCTGTTCAGCCTGAAGATTTAAGAAGAATCGAGGATATAGTGAACCAACAAATAAAGGACGGGCTGGAGGTACATGCACAAGAAATAAAATTAGCTGACGCAAAGCGCATAAATGGCCTGCGAGCGGTATTTGGTGAAGTGCGTTCTCTTACCGAGCTTGACATACCATCATGTTCTCATATCTCGTATGCCTGCCCTGCTGTTTGGTGTAATTCGTTTTACATACGGACTTTGTAGATCTACCCTGATCCTGTAAGAGTTGTATCGATTGGTCCCAAAGTGGAAGATCTTCTTGCAAACCCTGAAAGCAAACAATGGTTATCCATATCAACTGAGCTGTGCGGAGGTATAGTTTTTTACTACTCTGTTCTATGTAATTCTACGTTTGTGCGTTTACGTCATCTGAAAGTTTATGTACATCAGGTACGCACATTTCGAACACTAGAGATGCTGCAGCATTTGCCCTCATATCTGAAGAGGGTATCGCAAAAGGTGTTCGGAGGATAACGGCTGTTACTGCTGAGTGTGCCTCCCAGGCTATCAAGTTGGCACAATTGATCGAAACTGATATCAATGAAGCATCTAAACTACTGGACGGAGCGACATTGGAAAAGGTACTAAGCTTTTACCTTTTGTGCTTGTGTCTCTTCAGTATTagctatattatatatatatggCTTTGATACTCTGATAAACTGGATATTATTATAAGCTTTTgggattttttatttttgtttgttttcttACAAATATTATGTCCTTGGCCTTTATATGAATAGATACATGATGTCAATTTTACTTTGTGCCATTTCCTGTTGATCTGCTTTGTATTAGATTGTATCTAAGAATGATGTTTCTTCATCAGAAAATTGGGTCCATCAAGAATACACTGGATGCAGCTGCTATCCCAGCTGCAAGAAAAGCTGATCTAAGAGGCAATATCTCAAAATTGGAGGTCTGTAAATGTTTCAGTCATTTGTCACATCTTGTCAAGGAGAAAGTATTTCGTACTATATTTGGTATTCTATTGGTAGTTTAAATGAAACTTGCTGATTATAGCTGTGTTGCATATATCAGGATCAACTTAGGAAGGCCAAGAAGAAAATGGGCGAAGAAAATATCCAAAAGGCTGTCAAGACTGCCATGGATGCCGCAGAAGCTGCTGTTTCTCAAGGAAAACCCTTCTGTGTTACT
This genomic window from Aegilops tauschii subsp. strangulata cultivar AL8/78 chromosome 4, Aet v6.0, whole genome shotgun sequence contains:
- the LOC109757277 gene encoding alanine--tRNA ligase; the protein is MEVAPEWPAGRVREVFIDFFKSRSHTPWPSSPVVPVGDPTLLFTNAGMNGFKAIFLGLAAPNSPLGRLRRACNTQKCIRAGGKHNDLDDVGKDTYHHTFFEMLGSWSFGDYFREEAIAYAWELLTQVYKLPTDRIYVTYFGGDEKAGLTPDTESKIIWLKYLPNERVLPFGCKDNFWEMGDTGPCGPCSEIHFDRIGNRDAASLVNNDDPTCIEIWNLVFIQFNRESDGTLSSLPAKHVDTGMGFERLTSILQNKMSNYDTDVFMPLFDAIHKLAGVGIQPYSGKLGSDDVGQVDMAYRVVADHIRTLSFAIADGSQPGNEGREYVLRRILRRAVHFGHQKLMAKKGFFSSLVDVFVQLMGDVFPELKDNEKKIKDIIRDEEASFENTLVKGYERFKKAADAVKENGGAVLSGQDAFVLWDTYGYPTDLTEVMAVDFGLSVDMEGFNVSMEEARQKARNARYKAGGKSIVLDANATSQLHNQGLSSTNDSPKFQHEVHSSVVKAIYTGSEFITTASGDEDFGLVLESTSFYAEQGGQIYDTGSIEGPSGSFAVNNVQVFAGYVLHICSFLEGSDSRALSVGDEVKCKVDYARRALIAPNHTCTHMLNFALRKVLGDHVDQKGSIVLPEKLRFDFSHGKPVQPEDLRRIEDIVNQQIKDGLEVHAQEIKLADAKRINGLRAVFGEIYPDPVRVVSIGPKVEDLLANPESKQWLSISTELCGGTHISNTRDAAAFALISEEGIAKGVRRITAVTAECASQAIKLAQLIETDINEASKLLDGATLEKKIGSIKNTLDAAAIPAARKADLRGNISKLEDQLRKAKKKMGEENIQKAVKTAMDAAEAAVSQGKPFCVTRADVGLDTTAVREAVVKAMNRFKSLPVMVFSIDESSNKAVVYAGVPPDAPNGFKVLDWLTPSIAPLKGRGGGGKNGLAQGQGSDASRVQEAMEIATQIASMKLS